AAGCagtagttcaataaatattttaacaaatatatcAACAGAAGGAAGTCAGAAGAATGGGAGAGTCTGAAGCAGTGAAAAGGGTAATGAATACCACAAGATATCTAAAACACAGATGATGATATGGGACTaagcacacatatatatggaattatCTGTGGCGCTACAAAGGCCCTTCTCAATTATATCACAGCCTACTGAAACCTTTAGTGATCTTTTCCCCTCGCTCCCGATGCAGTGCGTTCTTTGGGGGCCTGCTATACATCACAAACCTTTTCATCATTTCTGAACCTTCTGCAGCCCTCAACCCCTCCACTGCCCACTCCGCTGCAAGAATTCAAGGCGACGTCTAGGATTTATGACGTAATAAGACAGCGCCCTGGGGCAAGAGGCGGATTGAACAGGTTCCGGGCCACGTGACGAGAGTGGGCGGGGCGTCAAAGTTCATATCCCAGTGTCCCTTGTACTTACTTCCTTTTCGTCCTTTTCCGGCGTTCAAGATGTCGAAGCGAGGTGAGGTTTCTGGCTCTGGAAGATCTTTCGCCATCTGCCGCGAGGAGACTGCTGGCCTCGCCCGGAGTGGCGGCCATGGGCAGCTGGGGCGCTTTGCTCTCCTCTGGGccggagagggagaggagggacacTGCGAGAGCATCGGGAGGGCCCCCGAAAGTGGCGGGTGGAGGCCTGGGGGGTCGAGTTGGCAGGATCTATTCATGATTCTAGACCAAATCCTGCGGGGTGGCTCCGCACTTTAGCGGTGCAGTAATGGGGTTGGAGTTGCACTGGCTTAAGTGCCAGAGTGAGCGACTTGTGCGGCCTTGGCGGGAAAAACTAGCTGGTGCAAAAGTTGGATCGAGCATTGAGTCGTCCAGACCCTTTAATCTCAATGTAAGGGTGAGCCTAGTGAGGAATTGGCAATTTGCCAGGAGAACTGGTTGGCACATGGGGAGGGGGTAAAGTGGAATTTTAGAGAGTGGATCTACAGCGTACGTTCCCTAAAGCATACGTGGATGAGTTTATAGCTTGAGTGTGCGAAGGGAATCCCGAACCATAAGTGGATAGTGACCTCCTGTTTCCCTTCCTACCCACAGGACGTGGTGGGTCCTCCGGTGCGAAATTCCGGATTTCCCTGGGGCTTCCGGTTGGAGCAGTCATCAACTGTGCTGACAACACAGGTGAGAACTTCGGCTGCACTCTGCCGAACTCCCCTTTTTAAAAGCACTCAGTGGGCCTTTTGCTAATGACCCACTGAGCCGTCAAGAAAGGGCAGAATAAAAACACTGCTTTTGGGTGAAGCGGCAGCATGTTGTGTTGTTTTGCTTCAATCGGTGGTGTGACAGGGTGTTCCACCTGGGGGAGGATTAACTGCTTGGGAgtgggagtgtaaggggaggggGCTTTGGAAGTGTTGGGGAAATGCAGAACTGCCTGATAGGCCCTGAGAAAAGTCCTTTTTTTGTTTACATCTTTATAGGAGCCAAAAATCTGTATATTATCTCTGTGAAGGGGATCAAGGGACGACTGAATAGACTGCCTGCTGCTGGTGTGGGTGACATGGTGATGGCCACAGTCAAGAAAGGCAAACCAGAGCTCAGAAAGAAGGGTGAGTAGAGACAGAATCCTTGTGGTCTGTGGACAGTTGAAGGACCTCTCTCCTTATTGGAAAATGGAACAAGAGTTTTTTACCATCCTCGGGGCCTCTTAAAACTTCATTCCTTTGGGAAGCAGAGTAAGATACGTATCTGCAATTGAAGTTCTGCTCTTGCTGTCTTAGACACCATTCTGTTTTTGCCCCTATTCCCTAAGTGTATTGGTGACACTGAAGTCAGGgaccatcttttaaaatgtaaatcttaaCGCTTTCCTGCTTCTTAATTGGTTTTCAGTGTGTAAGCTGGGGGCATATTTATCCTGCCATTTCCCCAGCAAGTTCTGGAGGTAGTTACAGACCACCTCAGTCCTACACCTGTAGGACAAAAGCCCTGTCCTTACAGAATTTATAGTCCACCCACAGTGTGCCTTCCCCAGCTCTCTTTACTCCTTTTAGTTCTTggatcccccctccccccaatttaTATCCCTTTGTGCCTCAGATCATTTCTACTTGGCTTTGCCTCCTACCTAAAATATTCTAATTCCAATCATCTTCAGTTCACTTCCTTGTTGACACCTCCCAAGTAACCCTTAACCCAGGTAGTAATTTTTTGTGTGACACTTAGGGTAGTTCCTTGTCCTTAAGTTGCATAAGAGCAGGTAATTGACCTTAGTTAATTGCCAATGCCTTGGCTACAAATGAACATGGTGGTATTTGGTGAATACATTTTTTGATAGGTGTGTTTTGAGCCCATCCAGGTGAGATCACAGTTGTAAGACCGATGTCACCTCAGGCAAGTTTCCTTTCCTGGAACTAATTTGAAAGGGAATAATGATATGTAGAAGAGATTAACTAAAGATTGACTTGTGACTCCAAAGGTTTGGCAAGGTTGCTTCTAAATCTAATAGAAAAACAGCTGCTCATTGCTTCATCACAGGCTACCCCCAAAAGTTTTCCCACTAGGTGTACAGATTAGAAGGGGGTGCCTCAGACACTTCTGACTTACAATGTGTTGTCTGACCTTAGAGCTTCAGATACCCAGTGCATTTTTCAGCTCCTGAACTTTTCTTGTGTGTTTGTTAAGTCTCTGCCCTGGGGTAGCTTGCTCTTCCAGAGAAGTCGTGGCCATCTCAGTACACAGTACAAATGTGTCAGGTCTCAGCTCTGTGTCACAGTTACTCTTTGTAGGCCTGCATACCACCCCCCAGGTTTTTAGCATTTTGGTTAGAATTCTTAACTTGTTCATCTCCGATATTCACTTGAGGGCTTGATGATACACAAGAAGCAGCATTGTGGTTAAGCATTGATGAGTTGATGTGTAGATTGGGATCAGCATGCAACTGGACGGGCTTTCCTCTTGAGAACACTTGCTGGGTCTGATCTGTGGCCTGGGGATCTGTCAGGGAAGGGCAAAGCAGTTGGCCATTGCTGTGGGTGAGATGGCAGCAGGATGTGCTGTCTGTCTCAGTCAGTTGTGGGACAGACCAGAGAACAtgctgtgatttaaaaaatagttctgaCTTTCCAACTCTTAATGTCTTCTATGGTACTTCTTTCTTCTAAAtgaatacagttgacctttgaatgATTTGGGTTTGAACTCTGcgggtccacttatacacagttttttgttttttccactgAATATATATTACTGTACTACactctgaggttggttgaatcagCATATGTGAAGGGCTGGCGCTCCTAACCCTTCATTGTTGAAGGGTTGACTGTACATCTCACTTACAATGCACAGAAATGTGGAAAGGGTCAGGACTGGAAATCCAGGGTCCTGGATTTGTGTGGCCTTACTTGCTATATTCATTTGTGAGAATGTCaatcgtttaaaaaaaaaagtaggtaagGAGGTTCTCTGTGTATTGCCTGTCACTCAGTGTGTATCCCATTGTCAAGGGTAGCTAGGACCCTGTCTTTAAAGAAAATCTTGTGTTTCCAGTGTCTAATCAAGGTCTCCAAGCTACCAGATGTGTCTGACCCTAGTTCTTTCAAGTGCAGTAGATGTTTTGCTTTGAATGCCTGAAAAAGTTCGCTTTAGAGCAGTTaggttttaaaaagttacttacGACCCTGGaaaacagttcctcaaaaagttaaacataaagttaATTAAATAAGAAATTCAAGTTGAATTTCAGTTACCCATTTCTTAGACTCCAAGAGATGATCATTTAATTTGTTACACGTTCTACTTTCCAATGTAAGTGGGACCATTACTATCCCATAACTTATTCTTGCAGATGATTATCTTGTGTAATGAGCTTGGCCTCTCTTCGTTCAGTGTGAGGAGGGTTCCATTCTCAGTTCTGTGACATTAGGATCTTAATAGTACCCACCTATTGGGTGAAGTGGGGGAAAgaatataaagtgcttagcaagTTTCCTGCTGGTATGTTGCTaattgtcttcccagagtacaGATTTACACTTGCAAGGAAATGTAGGCAGTTTGGATTTGGAATAAGTAAGGTCTTTCTTTAAGAGATGATTGGTGTTTACATTGTCTCTCACGCTTGATTTTAGGAAATGAAAAGCTAATCATGAGTATGCATTCTGTCCAAATGGGAAATGTTGGGGAGCTAGACAAGGTATCGATTGCTTTCTCCTGGTGGCAGTGGGACTTGACAGGTTAATGACAGCTATTCTTTTTCCCCTCTTAGTACATCCAGCAGTGGTAATTCGACAACGAAAGTCATACCGGAGAAAAGATGGtgtgtttctttattttgaagataACGCAGGAGTCATAGTAAACAATAAAGGCGAGATGAAAGGTGAGAAAGAATCCACATCATTCCCTAGGTCTTTGAGATTGGATGATTTAACTCTTGGGGCACAAGGAAAGGACCCTATGAGTTTACCTGTCACTTCATTCTTTTATGCCAGGTTCTGCCATCACAGGACCAGTTGCAAAGGAATGCGCAGACTTGTGGCCCAGGATTGCCTCCAATGCTGGCAGCATTGCATGATTTGTCACtgtatttgtaaaaaataaaaataaaaattatttgctcCCAGTGCTTGCCTTCTAGTTCTTTTCTACATTTCACTCTTCTTGACACCACCTGACCCCTTGTCTCCTTTGTAAAATAAACTACTTGGTGCAGACTTGCTCTGTGCATGTGTTTAAATAAAGAACAGTCCTTCACTTCTGTCAGTGTGCAGACTTTTGGAGTTCTCACAATTTCTGTTGTAAAAACTAATTATTTGGGTTTGGAGTCCTTAAATTGCATAGATAGTGTATGGTCAGATTCTGGACACACAAGTGGAGTTCAAGGAGTGATGTGAGTAGGAACCAGGTACATGGTATATATACACTTTTGCAGTTACaggttttctttggataaattgGCATGTAAATGAGCTTATATTTGTAAAACTTAACACATGGTAATTACTCATGGAAGATGACCAAGTTGTTAATATCTGCAAGTTTTTTGCTATCAGTGTTTTGGCAGGGTGGTCATAAAATGTATCTGCCAGACTCTAGCTTGAGAATAAAAGATGTAATGCCAGCACAGGCTTGAACCTTGGCAAATTCTGCCTAAAAGATTGAACATTGTAGATTTTTTCCCCAAACCATGGGAGTTGAATCAGGTGACATTCAGGGTCTGGGGAAAATGAGCACTCAGCGGGTTTGGATCAATGGTCTGGCCTTAAAAATGTTGGAAGAGGATTTTTACACTCAAGTTTGTGTTCACATATCTAGTACCTGTGTTTTTTATCTGTGAATTTGGGTATAATGAAAGGCTGAAGACCATAGCATTCACTTGATGGCTACCCTTTTGTACTTCAGATTTACTATaagagtggttctcaaactgagGAGTTGGGAAATGTGTCCTAGTCAAATCTCAGACCAGTTAAGTCAGACTATAGAGGTAGGACCCAGGCATCAGTACTGTTTAAAGCTCCCCAGGATGTTGCAAAGTGCAGCCAAGATCAAAAACCAGTTCTCCATCTAGACTGATTAAATCTTGGTTTTAGGAATTTATAGGTCTGTAGAATAAACCTgtcttcctcccctgccccatcctccAGACTGGTGAATTTCAAGTCTTTAACATGAAGCCCCCAgatactccatttaaaataaatcctttttATCCCCTTGTGTGATGGGAGATATCTCACCTTCCTGCCTCAAATGTGAGGTGGTAGAGCTGGGCCTATCATTTTTACTTCTGTCCTCTTAAGTcctccagtgttctttccaggtTCTTTGTAAGTTTTTAATAGAATGGACTCGAACTATAGACTTACTGTAATTTCAGATTTGATTTATAGAAGCTTTCCTGTCAGTGTAGTAAAGATTAAATATGCTGAGTCTTGAGTTGCCAGGGTTAGTGATTTTCCTGTATAGGTATAATGCCACCTTCTTCTAATACATGTGCCTCTGTATAATAGGGAACATAAAGGAATCCCTCCCAGAGCCTAttgcttcacctgtaaaatgataATTACATCTCAAGAGTTGGTGTGAGGAGCAGAGGAGTTTGTACAAATCACCTtgatttgtaaatcatatatataaGGGTTTATTATTCAAGGGGAAACTGGGGGGagtaaaaagtataaagaaggaaataacaaaaataactaGAGGAAATCATTGTTCATGTTTTGCAGTATTctatcatataaataaaattagccAGAGGGGAAAGTAGGGTAATGTGTCAACCTACTGTTTTGTTGGTTTTCAAAAATTTAACAGGAGGAAGAATCTTTGCTGAGGAAAAGAATTGGGTAAGGAGGGAGGAAATACTTTTAAGTGGATTTACTGGAAGTCAGGAGACCTGAATTCCGATTCTAGTTCTGGATCTGCCCCTATATGGATTTAAGGAATATTCCAATATTTCTGAGCTTCAacttctagttctgtaaaaagagttggaaatAGATGCTTTCTGAACTCTTTGTGATTTATTCTGGGTACAAGCGTTTCAAGGGAACTGAGTTTGgtaaatgtatataataaagtGGGAGCAGACActggttttaaaaggaaaacagcgGGATAGGGTGGGCCCGATTGCGCTCACACTGCCCACATACAGTaacctcccttctccccttcaaTCTCCGATTCCTCTTGTATAGTTTCCTCCTAGACATTGCTCACCTCAGGACCACGCAAGCAACTACCTCCACAACCCTGAGAGGCTACCCTGTAGGATGGGGACAATAGGGTTGTGTCACAGAAGTCTTTGACACCACGTAACAATGCGCAGGGGGTGTTGCACCTAAGACCCTCCGCTCCCGCCAGAAAAGCCCTCGGAGGCTGAGGTGGTTAGGATGGTGCATTTGTGCGAGTGTCCTCTGCGGCTGGAGAAGAGCTTCATTTTGGATGGGGTGGCTGTGAGCACCATGGCCCGCAGCTATGAGCATGTGAGGCCCAAGCTCTGGTCGGCGATTCCACCATACAACGCGCAGCAGGACTGCCACGCCCGCCGGTACTTCCGGAGCCGCGTTGTCCCACCCATCTTGCGGAAAACTGACCAGGTACCGAAGGACTGCGGCGGACCCCGCAGTCTGTGTCTGCGGAGGTTGGCCCAGGTGGCGGGGCCGGCTTCCCAAACCCGAGCGTCTCACTCCGCGCCCTCAACCAGCAGGGAggctcccccacccacaccccctcaGTATCCTTAATGAAACCCTGGACCTGGTGGAGGCGGGAAACCGGTGTTGAGCGCGAGATCCCTGAGCTCACGGAAACACCTTCCACTCCAGAACTTGAGAACGATCTCATTTGGTTTTCTGCAAGCTTAGGGAACCGGGCTCAAAGCCTGCCTCTGCCAAGCAAATCGGCTTCACTGGCCTTTTTGACGTCACGGGCCTTCCCTTTGGGGTGACCTCCCGCCGCCAAATCTGTAAAAGCCCGACAGccagtgaacaagacaaagagAACTGCGGAGAACCGCCAGGCGAGGTGCCCTCGATCCGCTGACGTCATAGTTCAAGGGGGCTTGCTCTCGCAGTCCCCTTCTGTGAGCTAAGGGAAGGAACTTCCCGAACTTTTACAGGCCTCACTTCTACCTGGCCTTTTCCCTCATGGGCGTTGCCCCAACCCCGCAGAGTATCCCGGCAGCAAAGATTCTGAGGCTATTTGATGATGGCTACAAtttttttctcaacactttttGCCTTCAATATTTGTGTCTCAAAATATAAACCAGTGGTATGGGGAGAAGAGGACTTAATGCGGGTTATTCCGTGAACAAATACTGGGTGTTTGCAAGCATGCGTGTTCAGTGCATGCATCTGGACACACATCTGTGTGGGCcatatttgtgtgtgtactgTCTACTTATGTAATTTTTATAGCAGAAGGAGCCAGAATCTGGGGGGAAACTCCACTGTTTAAAAGCTTGGGAGTAATATGGTGTAcaccattttgaaactttctatgTTCCATTTTATAAGTATTCTTTAATCGTCACAACCACCATGCTGTGGTaggcattattttcatttatatgaagataATGTCTATTGGAACTTTACTTTGCCAGGCCCCTTATTTGAACTACATATTTCACTTAAATCTCACAGCAACCTTCCTTTTACTGGTGAGGAAATTGATGTCCAAAAAAGCTATGTCAttggcctgaggtcacacagcttgttagGGGCAGAGCTGGAATTAGAACCAGTCTCTCTGACAGCAGACAGTGAGCCTTTAACTGCCAACCTACCCTGCCTCTGAGGCAACAGGTTACTAAGTATATTTAATCTGTCTGGCCCTGTGACCCCTGACTGtgacctcttctccctcccctcaacaAGCCAGGGTTGGGGGAAGGAGAGCAGTTTGGACTGCGCACCTTTTAGCGACCTGACTGacagttttctgtattttctccctCACTCTCAGGATCACGGCGGTACAGGAAGGGATGGCTGGATAGTGGATTATTTCCACATCTTTGGTCAAGGACAGAGATACCTCAACAGGAGAAACTGGGCGGGGGCAGGCAAGTTGCCACCTCACTTTCCAGCCTCACTAGGATCCCACCTAAGAAGAGTAGTGGGCATTCACAGTTCAGAGAGAGAAACTGGGCCATAAAATGATTTGGTGAggagggtgggggatggagaGACCCAAGGACTCACTGCATCCTCCAGCTTTTCTTCTCATATGTGAGCAGATGGTGTCACAGTCCTTCCTAATGCTTAGTTATTGAGCACCCACTGAGTGTCAGGTCCTTCTTACTCTCATACTATCCTCATGTTATGACCAGGGAAATTGAGATTTAGGGAGATAAATTGACTTGCTAAGAAAGGCTGAGCTGGGATTGGAATTCCATTCTTTCCAATTAAAAAGCCCATGTTCCTCTCACTAATCCCTCAGCAGGCTGTGTCCTGCTCACTCTCCAGGACCAATTTAGCAGCAACAGGAAAGGGAGAGTGGAGAGATGTTTTTCTGGTGGGGTGACCCCTCCTACGACCCCTCCTCCTGTCCCATCTCCACGGCTCTTTGGCCACATTCCAGTCACATGATCCCTTTGCACCAGTGAACTCATTCATTTTCTCCAGATGGGCCAGACTCAAGAGTGAAATTTCTCAGTTCTCCTGGGAGCGAGGCAAGTTCAGCCAAGCCCAGAAGTTTCTGGCCTTTCCTGTCCCAGCACAAATCAATCATTCATGCTTCTTTTGCATGCTATGTCTAGTATGAGGTTTGGTTTCTAGGATGCCATCTGTCTCCTCCACCTCACCAACCCTTGGCTTTTCAGCCAAGAGGCTCGAGACATTTGAGGATTGAGGGTTCGGCTGGGACGAGGAGCACAGTGACTATAGCTGGGTTGGCATCTTATCCCAGCCTTGCGGGAATGGGGAAAGCAAGAGGGGGCTGAATGCAGACTCaggcctctctctctgtcccccaaGGGCATTCCCTCCAGCAGGTGACCGGGCATGATCACTATAATGCCGATCTGAAAGCGATCCAGGGGTTCAATGGCAGGTTTGGCTATCGCCGAAACACCCCAGCTCTCCGCCAGCGCCCATCTGTCTTTGGAGAGGTCACCCAATTCCCTCTCTTCTAACTTCAGCTCTTCCCTTCACATCCCTTGACCTGAATTTTTAAGACAGATGAGTACATGAACTCTCAATGTTAtctgatattaaaaaaattttgtgtgtgtgcctccAAGTGTGCTGTGTCTTccctgaggctgggggagggggcaaacTAGTTTCTCTACCCTCAGCATCTCTACTCTGTGGAGAAAGTAGAAGGAAAGAGGGTTCCCAGGCTGTGCCCTTAAACTCCATGTGAATGGTGCCAGGCTTGAAAGGAGAGGCCTCAGCTCTCCCCTGCCACTGTGATAATGAGGAACCACACTACTTAAGCCCTAATCCAACCTCTTCCCCAGGCATCAGCCCCAGGCAGAAGCTTGCTACTGTTTTCCATCAAGAATAGAGCAGGCAGTGTGGCCACAGGGATTGGCGTTGGTTGCTCTGAGAAGGATTTCCTGATTTTTCTGAGTCATCCCATCCAAAAGAATTGGTGTCTCCCTTCTCCTTTCCACCCTCAACTCATCAAGAGGCAGGGGATGATATCTGGGACTGCTTTTAAGACTAAAGATTCTGCCATAGTAATACCGTGTTTGTGGAAGTTTCTCTACCATCACTAtgtcagtttctttttcagctagtttccaggatgtcatttttCAAGTGCCCCCACCCAGTTTATTGGTGGCCAAGAGAAAAACCAAAGCAGATGACAGATACGAAAGGAGGTGGAGCTTTAGAATACAAAGTTTGCCAGAGCTCTAGAGTGGGTGGAACCTGATTGTATTGAGTCACCATAAGTGGACAAGGAAGAGAGACATAGTAGGTCacgggggtatagctcaggggtagagcatttgactgcagaTCAAGAGGTCCCCGGTTCAAATCCGGGTGCCCCCTGAAGTTTCCAGCTCTTTTACTGAGTAAATAATTCTTCACTCCCAGCCCCAGGGTCACTATAGGAGTAAGACAAGAACTCTTAACTCATTCTTGTCCTGAAATACTAGTTACTCCCACATTCCAAACTACCGCTTAGGACAGACCCCTGGAGGACCCCGCTGGGTGTCAATTAAGACAAAACTTGTGAGGAAATTCTTAATCTAAAATTAGGTCTAAGAATTGTGAACACAATTTAGCAATCTGACATATGATAGGGTAAAGATAAAGACATTCCTACAGTATATATTATTGAGAACTTGGTACATGCAAGGATGCAATGAATTAAAAGATGAAAGAGGGCagctgtcctcagggagctttcAGTCTGGTGGAAGTTGACACATTCAGACACTGCCGTCAGAGAAAGAGCACTTGCTTGCAGCTCAAGAAAGAGAGAACTTTAGAAAAGACCCACCCACTTTTTCTAgttgtaatttttaataattgttcagcagaggtactggggattgaacccagaatctcatgcatgctaagcacgtgctctaccactgagctataccctacccctcCTAGATTTAATTTCTAACCTCAGCTTCCCTACAATTTGAAGAGCTATTTCTGCCTGATCTGAAGAGTTAATAATATTAACCTGTTGCTTACAGCACTGTGCAATCCCCTCCCTAGAGGGTTACGGGCACTTGCTTCTTAATTGTTTATTGTGCCCATCAAGTCTTCTTGGAGCCAAACAGTGAGCCAgccttttcatttgggaacttcCAAATGTCTATATCTGCAGATCACCATCCTCCATTTGTTGGGTCatttttccacagaaaaattcagATCTCCTGCCTGGGATATTTGCCTTGAGCTAGCATTTTGGGAGTAGgacaaggaagaggaaaggaattaATGACTCCATTTTTTTAATAAGCAGATTTTCACTTAATCCCAACTGCCATTCTGAAAGCCCTTGGCCATCCAATTGGAAGTGGAGGGGTCTCACAGATTCAGTCTCTCCAACAAATCTTTCACCTATGGAATTGGGGATCTTAACTGCTCCTTATACAGACTTTCAGCAAAATTCTCTATTTGCAGCCTACTTGGTGGTGCCAAGTTCCTAGATTTCCCAGGGTTCTTCAAGCATCAGTCACTTCTCTTCTTGGTTCCTCTCCACAGTTCTCGTTCTTGgaaaccaccattttactttctgtctgtatgaatttgactactctaggacctcatataagtggaatcatacaatatttgccttttgtgtctggcttacttctcttagcaTAAGTCTTCAAGGTacctccatgttgtagcaggtgtcagaatttcattcctttctaaggctgtatatatctatatctatatatctatatctatataaacactttgtttatccatccatcagtggaTATTTGCATCACTTCCACATTTTGACTACTGTAATTAATGCTACTATAAACAGTATGATCAGAGTATATAAATATCTGTTCTAGTTCCCAAATCAAATTCTTTagggtatatactcagaagttgaattactggatcatatggttactCCATGTTTAATTTTGTGCGGAACTGCTGTATACCTAGAGATATTTTTGAACTATTGATGCCTAGTGGGACATAGATCTCCAGATATATTTCTTTATCTCTCAGGGCATTTAAATTGTGCGCTCAAGATGGAGAACCACTGCCAGAGCCAACAGGTTTCAGCTTCCACTTCTCTGCTAAATCACacatcccaccccacccacactgCTTTCCATCTTCAAAAACCATTTGACACAGTCCTTCTGTTCCCTCTCCAGTTCTCTTTGTCCTTGTCAGGTTATACCTGCTGTCATTTTGGTGGAGTTTGGGGAGGGAGTGGAGCTAAATGCACATGTTCCACAGCCCTTGTTTCTCTGTGATAGTTATTCTTTTATGGATTTTTCAATGTACACACATGTGGACTATCTCTTGAGTTGGAATTCCTTATGAATTCCTTGTGCCTGCTCTCTTTACAGTGGCCAGGAAAGAGTTTTCttgcattcttttttcccccacatcttttagaattgaagtatagttgatttacaatgttgtgttaacttctagtgtacagcaaagtgattcagttatacatatatttgtttccattatggtttattacaggatattgaatacagttccctgtgctttacagtaggaccttgttgtttattttatatataaaagtttgtatctattaatcccaaactcctaatttatccctcctctaccccttttcccctttggtaaccataggtttgtttttcatgtctgtgagtctgtttctgttctgtaaataagttcatttgtatcgtattttagattccacatgagtgatgtatggtatttgtctttctctttctgacttacatcatttaatatgataatccctaggttcatccatgttgctgcaaatggcattatttcattcttttttatggccgagtagtattccattgtattttctcTATATCCATAGTAACTTCCTTACCCATTCATTGGTCGAAGGACATTTAGGTTTGCATTcttgaattcattcatttactcatttg
This is a stretch of genomic DNA from Camelus bactrianus isolate YW-2024 breed Bactrian camel chromosome 16, ASM4877302v1, whole genome shotgun sequence. It encodes these proteins:
- the RPL23 gene encoding large ribosomal subunit protein uL14; the encoded protein is MSKRGRGGSSGAKFRISLGLPVGAVINCADNTGAKNLYIISVKGIKGRLNRLPAAGVGDMVMATVKKGKPELRKKVHPAVVIRQRKSYRRKDGVFLYFEDNAGVIVNNKGEMKGSAITGPVAKECADLWPRIASNAGSIA
- the SPMAP1 gene encoding sperm microtubule associated protein 1; the protein is MVHLCECPLRLEKSFILDGVAVSTMARSYEHVRPKLWSAIPPYNAQQDCHARRYFRSRVVPPILRKTDQDHGGTGRDGWIVDYFHIFGQGQRYLNRRNWAGAGHSLQQVTGHDHYNADLKAIQGFNGRFGYRRNTPALRQRPSVFGEVTQFPLF